From Candidatus Palauibacter soopunensis, one genomic window encodes:
- a CDS encoding ABC transporter ATP-binding protein — protein MQTADSGAGRPPLLEARGLSKRYGATQALDSLDLAIEPGEVYCLLGPNGAGKTTTINLFLGFVSPSGGQALVSGMDVSTHDRETKHRLAYIPEQVMLYRNLSGLENLEYFAALGGKGSLGRERLADILVEAGLQRDAVDRRVSEYSKGMRQKVGIAIAMAKEADALLLDEPTSGLDPKASNEFSALIERLRHGGVAVLMATHDLFRAKETGTRVGIMRYGSLVTELGTDEIGHADLERVYLEHMHD, from the coding sequence ATGCAGACCGCCGATTCGGGTGCGGGGCGACCGCCCCTCCTCGAGGCCCGCGGGCTCAGCAAGCGCTACGGCGCCACGCAGGCCCTCGATTCCCTCGACCTGGCCATCGAGCCGGGAGAGGTCTACTGCCTCCTCGGCCCCAACGGGGCGGGGAAGACCACGACGATCAACCTTTTCCTCGGCTTCGTGTCGCCGTCCGGGGGCCAGGCCCTGGTGTCCGGCATGGACGTGTCCACCCACGACCGGGAGACGAAACACAGGCTCGCCTACATCCCGGAACAGGTGATGCTGTACCGCAACCTCAGCGGGCTCGAGAACCTCGAGTACTTCGCCGCTCTGGGCGGGAAGGGGTCGCTGGGGCGCGAACGGCTCGCCGACATCCTCGTCGAAGCCGGCCTGCAGCGCGACGCGGTCGACCGCCGCGTGTCCGAGTACTCCAAGGGCATGCGGCAGAAGGTCGGCATTGCGATCGCGATGGCCAAGGAGGCTGACGCCCTCCTGCTCGATGAGCCGACGTCTGGTCTCGACCCCAAGGCCTCCAACGAGTTCTCGGCCCTGATCGAGCGGCTCAGGCATGGCGGCGTCGCGGTGCTCATGGCGACGCACGACCTGTTTCGCGCCAAGGAGACCGGGACGCGCGTGGGCATCATGCGCTACGGAAGCCTCGTGACGGAGCTGGGCACGGACGAGATCGGCCACGCGGATCTCGAGCGCGTCTACCTGGAACACATGCACGATTAG
- a CDS encoding ABC transporter permease subunit codes for MVGHSIRHIIRKEFTDVLRDGRFRWSAVLVGALLLVSLGHGWVQAREAQREHAAAQGTARDHWESQGEKNPHSAAHYGIYAFKPRLALSFVDEGVDPYTGTSVWLEAHRQNDFLLRPAQDATAAQRIGALTAAQVLQHLVPLLIILLAFGALAGERERGTLRQLLATGVGRRDLALGKALGIAGALALLLVPAAAVGAAALVVGSPGPAASPVARAAVMAVVYLVYFAAFVALSLAVSAWARSTRTALVILLGVWVVNGLVAPRVAVDLSKWMHPTPSALEFAQTVEREMASGTEDIARPDNEALTEGLLAEYGVERVEDLPINQSGVLLQASEEFGNRIFDRNYGALWDTFERQGAVHEMVAVAAPLLAVRALSMGLAGTDVEQHRHFAIAAETYRRDLMRRMNGDLTENSRSGDFSYQAGAELWGSTPPLRYDAPTLGWVLGNRILSLVVLGGWLAGAILIAAARVRRAEVA; via the coding sequence ATGGTTGGGCACAGCATCCGCCACATTATCCGCAAGGAATTCACCGACGTACTTCGGGACGGCCGCTTCCGGTGGTCCGCCGTCCTGGTGGGAGCGCTGCTGCTCGTCTCGCTGGGCCACGGGTGGGTCCAGGCGCGGGAGGCGCAGCGCGAGCACGCGGCCGCGCAGGGGACGGCCCGCGACCACTGGGAGTCGCAGGGCGAGAAGAACCCCCATTCCGCGGCCCACTACGGCATCTATGCGTTCAAGCCTCGCCTCGCGCTGTCCTTCGTGGACGAGGGCGTGGACCCATACACCGGGACATCGGTGTGGCTGGAGGCGCACCGGCAGAACGACTTCCTGCTGCGCCCGGCGCAGGACGCGACGGCTGCCCAGCGCATAGGGGCGCTCACGGCCGCGCAGGTGCTGCAGCACCTCGTGCCCCTGCTCATCATCCTGCTCGCCTTCGGCGCGCTCGCCGGCGAGCGGGAACGGGGCACGCTTCGTCAACTGCTCGCGACCGGGGTCGGGCGGCGCGATCTGGCGCTCGGGAAGGCGCTCGGCATCGCCGGCGCGCTGGCGCTGCTGCTGGTGCCGGCGGCGGCGGTGGGGGCGGCGGCCCTCGTCGTCGGGAGCCCCGGTCCGGCGGCATCCCCCGTGGCCCGGGCCGCGGTCATGGCCGTCGTCTACCTGGTCTATTTCGCCGCCTTCGTCGCGCTCTCGCTGGCCGTCTCCGCCTGGGCCCGCTCGACGCGCACGGCGCTCGTGATCCTGCTGGGCGTGTGGGTGGTGAACGGGCTCGTCGCGCCGCGCGTGGCGGTGGACCTGTCGAAGTGGATGCACCCCACGCCTTCCGCCCTCGAGTTCGCTCAGACGGTGGAACGGGAAATGGCGTCCGGCACGGAGGACATCGCTCGTCCGGACAACGAGGCGCTGACCGAGGGCCTGCTGGCGGAGTACGGAGTCGAGCGGGTCGAAGACCTGCCGATCAACCAGTCGGGCGTCCTGCTCCAGGCGAGCGAGGAGTTCGGCAACCGGATCTTCGACCGCAACTACGGCGCGCTCTGGGACACGTTCGAGCGCCAGGGGGCCGTCCACGAGATGGTCGCGGTGGCGGCGCCGCTGCTCGCGGTGCGCGCGCTCTCCATGGGACTGGCCGGAACCGATGTCGAGCAGCACCGGCACTTCGCGATCGCCGCGGAGACGTACCGCCGGGATCTGATGCGGCGCATGAACGGCGACCTCACGGAGAACTCCCGCTCAGGCGATTTCTCGTACCAGGCCGGAGCCGAACTCTGGGGGTCCACGCCGCCGCTGCGGTACGACGCCCCGACCCTGGGCTGGGTGCTTGGCAACCGGATCCTGTCGCTCGTCGTCCTCGGGGGCTGGCTCGCGGGAGCGATCCTGATCGCCGCGGCGCGCGTGCGGCGCGCGGAGGTGGCGTAG
- a CDS encoding DUF3526 domain-containing protein, producing MTARTVLRNEWRLLMADRALRIALGLFALLLVYALANGVVWTRFQERTVEAAEAGNVERAQALVQELADIEAGAEPASRFSDPRLPNVLGGARGRHTAVLTPGPLTALTVGQSDLLPYYYDVNIYTNESSFQQNGEVESPLNLMVGRFDLAFVVIYLLPLLVLALSFNVLSEEREQGTLALTLSQPVSARGVVAAKLAFRALLAVGMVLAVSLVGLLVTGGFGAPGRILLWCAAVVAYALFWFVLAAWVNSLRRSSAWNATVLVGAWLVLVVVLPAGINIAAGLLHPLPSRVQMITAQREASNEAVNRRSELLARYLEDHPEMAEGVVADEPGLGALAWAATDAVNRRLEEVTAEHDASRAEQIALVRRYRFLSPALMAQEVLLDAAGTGDARFAGFQSQVRAFAERWRDFFVPAIVAGEQMDASVLPRVPQFRLADEAPGDVTRRAAVPLAVLGGLLLLVGAGAGVGLGRVRGAD from the coding sequence ATGACCGCGCGCACGGTACTCCGGAACGAGTGGCGTCTGCTCATGGCGGACCGGGCGCTCCGGATCGCGCTCGGGCTCTTCGCGCTCCTGCTCGTCTATGCGCTGGCCAACGGCGTGGTCTGGACGCGCTTTCAGGAGCGCACCGTGGAGGCCGCGGAGGCCGGCAACGTCGAGCGTGCGCAGGCCCTCGTGCAGGAACTGGCCGACATCGAGGCCGGTGCGGAACCCGCTTCGCGCTTCTCGGATCCGCGGCTCCCGAACGTGCTCGGCGGGGCGCGGGGCCGCCACACGGCGGTGCTGACGCCGGGCCCCCTGACGGCCCTGACGGTCGGACAGAGCGACCTGCTGCCGTATTACTACGACGTCAACATCTACACGAACGAGTCGTCGTTCCAGCAGAACGGAGAGGTCGAGAGTCCCCTCAACCTGATGGTCGGGCGCTTCGACCTGGCCTTCGTGGTCATCTACCTGCTGCCGCTGCTCGTGCTGGCCCTGAGCTTCAACGTCCTCTCGGAGGAGCGCGAGCAGGGGACGCTGGCGCTGACCCTCTCGCAGCCCGTGTCGGCGCGGGGCGTCGTGGCGGCGAAACTCGCCTTCCGCGCCCTCCTGGCGGTGGGCATGGTCCTGGCGGTGTCGCTGGTCGGGCTCCTCGTGACAGGGGGCTTCGGCGCTCCCGGCCGGATCCTCCTCTGGTGCGCCGCGGTCGTCGCGTACGCGCTCTTCTGGTTCGTGCTCGCGGCGTGGGTGAACAGCCTGCGGCGGTCCTCCGCCTGGAACGCCACGGTGCTGGTGGGCGCGTGGCTGGTGCTGGTCGTCGTGCTCCCGGCCGGGATCAACATCGCGGCGGGCCTGCTGCACCCGCTGCCGTCGCGGGTGCAGATGATCACCGCCCAGCGCGAGGCCTCGAACGAAGCGGTGAACCGCCGCAGCGAACTCCTCGCCCGATACCTGGAGGACCATCCCGAAATGGCCGAGGGCGTGGTGGCCGACGAGCCCGGCCTGGGGGCGCTGGCATGGGCCGCCACCGATGCCGTCAACCGCCGTCTGGAGGAGGTGACGGCCGAACACGATGCCAGCCGCGCGGAGCAGATCGCCCTGGTCCGCCGCTACCGTTTCCTGTCGCCGGCACTCATGGCCCAGGAGGTGCTCCTCGATGCGGCGGGAACGGGGGACGCGCGGTTCGCCGGCTTCCAGTCGCAGGTACGCGCCTTCGCCGAGCGATGGCGGGACTTCTTCGTGCCCGCGATCGTCGCCGGCGAGCAGATGGACGCCAGCGTCCTTCCCCGCGTGCCGCAGTTCCGTCTCGCCGACGAGGCGCCCGGCGACGTCACGCGCCGCGCCGCTGTTCCCCTCGCGGTCCTGGGTGGACTCCTCCTCCTGGTGGGCGCGGGCGCGGGGGTCGGACTCGGCCGCGTTCGAGGCGCCGACTAG